The Candidatus Methylacidiphilales bacterium genome segment AACATGAGGATGACGGCGGACCAGCTTTTCGCAAATTTCACGCACGACAGTTTCGAGAGTGAAAACGCCGCGCTCCTCCGCGAGCTGGGCATGGAACACAATATGGAGCAGGACATCCCCGAGTTCTTCCCGCAGCATGGAGTCGCTCTTTTCATCGATGGCCTCCAGCACTTCATAACATTCCTCGAGCAACTGGGGCTTGATGGATTCGTGGGTTTGCTCGCGGTCCCACGGGCAGCCGTCCGGCGCGCGCAGGCGGGCGATGATGTCTTTCAGTTGTTTGACCGATTCCATTCGTATTGATTACGCGGCTGGGCCAGGAATGGCAAGCGATTGAACCTTTGAACCACGAAGACACCAAGGCACGAAGAAAGAGAAAGTATATTTTAGGTTAAAGGAAGCCACTCCCAAGGGGTTGGCATTTATCCGTGTTGTCCGTGGTAAAGCAGTTTTCCTTCTGCTTGCACTGCGGATTAATTCGTTGCGTTCATTGGGCTTTTCAAGGCGCTCAACAAGGGATCCGTTTTCACCGCGGGCTTGAGCAGGGGTTCCAGCTTTACAGCCTGCTGGGCATGGCGGCGGGCCGAACTGGCATTGCCAAGCCGGGCCTGGCAGCGGGCAAGGTTGTAATGGCAAAACCCGCTGCGTTTGATTGCATCCGGCGCCGACATCCAGATGTCGATGGCGCGCGCCGGCTCGCCGAGCTGCTCATAAGCAAGCGCCTGTTGAATATAAAAATCGGGCAGCTCCGGATAACGGTCATGGCCTGCTTGCGCCAGTTCGGCGGCTGATGACCACTCGGAGCGAAGGAGAAAGATCTGGCCTTTGAGGCTCATGACCTCGGGAAGGTTCTGGAAATCCTTTTTCAGATGGGTCAGCTCGTCCAAGGCCTCATCCGGCATGCCAAGGTTCAGGTAGCCTGAGGCAAACTGCAGGCCCCAGCGCAGTTTCGGATCCAGTTTCGTTTCCGGCACAAATGCTCCTTTCGTGAATGACTGTCACCACAGTCAGACTTAATTAAGCTTAATCTGTGCCAAGCGCAAAGCGAGGAGCGCAAAAATGCAAAAACTTAATCGTTCCGACGTCCGCCCATTAGAAGAGGCAGCAGATAGTAGA includes the following:
- a CDS encoding tetratricopeptide repeat protein, which produces MPETKLDPKLRWGLQFASGYLNLGMPDEALDELTHLKKDFQNLPEVMSLKGQIFLLRSEWSSAAELAQAGHDRYPELPDFYIQQALAYEQLGEPARAIDIWMSAPDAIKRSGFCHYNLARCQARLGNASSARRHAQQAVKLEPLLKPAVKTDPLLSALKSPMNATN